The segment GTGGGCGAGTATACCGATCGAAGCCTCTCAAATTATCGAACCCCTCGATTGATCGAGATTcgctctctttcactctctctctctttctgtctctgtccctctctcagTTTCgttctctctcattcactctctgcctctctctcttttggcTCGGCACCGTCACAAATCGGGCTTTGTAGCGGCAGCCGTCGCTCCTAGAGCGAGAGGAGAGCTTTCATGCGATCAGCGGAGGTCAACTAGGCGTGGGACACAGGGGGAGTGGATTAACCAGAGAGAGGGACCCTGTAGGGCTTAACTCCACCATTAGCGAGCTCTTCCATACGACACAACAGTCAGGCTGGCAAATAGAGGGGTGAACAATTGGTTAAAACAGAGGCAAAGTGACTCAACCGTAGTCTTTCCTCCTCTCTAGTTcatttgcaataaaatatattttaccttAAACTTGCAAATAATTTCAGAATGATGCTTGGTGTGATTTTGtcattgatttacatttaaagctAGTTTTGGCATATTAACAAATTTACATAATCTAGTCATCAATGAAGAAATCCTCTTGTTTTTGGCATTCGCCATGCTTGGGAATATAGCTTACTGTCTCACCAAATATGAAAAGAAATTGTGAAACATCACTCACCTGCCAGCTGACTCGAGAGGACAAATTCTCCACGATGAGACGGTTCTCAGTGCGCATTGGGGGAGGATTCCTGATGGGTGACAGAATTAAGAGGAAACTcgttttttttacgtttttggTAAGgctgatatatttatattttcatatatataaaaagataaaagcaCAAACTGAATATATCTCGACTGTTTTTTGTCTTACCGCCTCCTTTATACGGTAAATTCAAATGTTCAAGTgattttcacagttttaaatTGTTACTAAGTAACTTTATATAGAATTAGTAACAACTACATGGTTTTGGTGAAATTTTCTCAATACAATGTATATTTACAAAACTCAAATTCTCCAAGCTTGTATTCTTGGTAACAACCTGCGTGGCTAGAAATGAgctttataaattaataaactaaACAATATTTCAAGCAGCTcacaacaaatacaactttttattcaatttttgaTTTGACACTCTAGCTGTAGTAAAGTTTAGTCCTATTTACACCAACCCGGTTGGTTTGTTATTCACTCAGAGCACCTGTAACTCAACGCTTGCATGCAATTTCAAAGTGTAGAAAAGTGTACTGAACGAAGATCGAGACATACCTTCGGCTGTCCTGAGAGCCACGACTGTAACGGCCAGGGAAacgtcctcctcctcctccgcctcctcctcctcctccaccaccaCCGCCGCCGCCGCCTCCGCCACCAccactactactactactaccaCCACGACCCCGCCCCCCACGTAGACGGACACGGGCATGTTCAATGGTCACcctgcaaacaaaacaacagactCCTGATACATGTGTTTGATGAACAACCACTAGTTACACGTATTGGTCAAGTTATACTGCAATAGTATTTGGAATCCCATTCAGCGCATCcaacatatttatatacttCGATAACAAGAATATACAACGATTAAACGTACCTCTCATTGCAGAGCTCTTTTCCATCAAGATCATAGACGGCATCTTCTGCATCTCTAGGATCGTCGAATTCCTTTAAAAAGGCATTATTATAATGTGGTTGTGTTTTACATTCAGATTAAAAACCTATCTAAATAATATTATTCTTTTTAGGGTGGGACCGTGAAAAGACCATGAACTCGGGTCGCCCCGAGCACAACAGAGGCCTTATGTCGGAGCACTAACCACAAGGCTATCAGCCTCGACCTAGATATGATTTTTGTATAGACATGTGTAATAGAGAATGTGATGCTGACGTCACACCCTATGTTATGCCGCCATCTTGAGAGGATAATACTCCACTACTATTAGTGTTTTGAAATATACAGTTACTTGTATTATTATATGTATGGAATAATTGAAAGAACCATGGGCTTTTCCAGAACGACTCTTTGTAATGCGATTGCAGTTaagcaagaccgacctaccattGTTaaatttcctaatcaaacaagaaaaacaaaacactgcattgaacgcactagcatccatcctcccaagatggcgcaacattcaacgtGGCGTGACGTCGATTAAAAGGCTCAATAGGTACACAGATTTTCGCACAATCTGTGCTTACAATTAGAGGTTTATGCGCCGCTACGCAACCGATCATCGATAGACATCAACTACCGCGATAACAGGCCTTTCGACTCGCTCTCGCAGTTGTTTGATGGCATAGGTGGATCGGTTTGCGCAGGGGCTTCATGAAGTCGAACAAAGCTTAGTTTTTGAGGGTAGGCATACACACAGACAATTGTTACAAATGATCATCAAATTATTTCAAGAATAATACGTTTAAACTTACCACAAAGCCAAAGCCTCGTTTCAGGTCAATGTCTCTTATTTTCCCGTAACCCTTGAAGAAACGCTCGACGTCCTTCTCTCGAGCGGAGGGATTTAACCGACCGATGAAAATACGACAACCGCTCATCGTCTtgaaaaacaagcattaaaCTATCAGGATTTAAAATAACCGACAAATCCGCAACCGTCAACGCATTTCTGCATCAGTAGGCAACAGAGGCCTTCACGAAACACAAACCACATCAAGGGCAGAGCGATTTACATTGACAATGGCTACGCGAAACGTACGATCGATTTCACAAGatattataaaacacatttctggTTAATAAACGAGCCGTttcacacttatacataaataCGTAGATAGATAGATGCATACAAACCTCTGTGTAATGTTTCTCTGTTGAAGATTTCACGTCTGTTCAAACAAGAGCCTCGCTCAAAATGGAGTCATTCAGAATAAGAGCGGAGCTTGAACGCTGATCTGAGATCGGCTCTCGGCTTTTGATAGGCacataattaaagttttttttaaaaaattataatacgaTTAAGTAGTTTATATAATTTATGCAATTAAATTAGAcaagtattaaaaaaatcaaatttaagGTTTCACGTGGCAAAATGTActttaaactcatttttttattttacttatttcatttaaatgaggttTTATGTACgttatgcttttaaaacatatacgttTCTTACTTTGTACGCTCTAAACAAATTTAGGGTGgttttattatgtaatttattattatttttggggcAGATTGATTATCAGTTGTATTAATACTTTTACAACAAATATCATGGCTATTGTGTCGAGACCATACGCAATTTGTGGTAACTTTGGCTACAAATAAAACGAAAGACCCAACACACAACCATCGCAGTTATTTGCGTAGGGGCAGTCCCATGTGCCTACAGTTTATGGTTCATACCGAGATTCAACGCTAGATGTCGATAAAGTAAAGGAATCAAATTCCCTTTAACCTCAACAATGTATCATTCACATTAACCAAAAACACGACAAGCATTTGATAAACTTGTGCACTTCAAATGAAAGCTTTAATTAGAAATAGTTATATACACACTgtagaattaaattaaactttatacaaatattaaaatactatCTTCACACCCACAGCAAtgtacagaagaaaaaaagtgtaatgGGGGGCTGGGTGGATGAGTCAACTTATATTACGCTTTAATGCAGAAAACACCGTACAACAGTGTTTCACACAGATCCTGGATATCACTTCCTTGCTTAAAAATCATCCTTTGAGTGATTTTGgtaaaaggaaataaaacaaaaatatgatttcacgTTCACTGAAAAGCTTCTAGCAGAAGCGAGAGCGACCAGTCTTACAACTGAAACTAGACAATATTTAtgcatagaaaacaaaaagtaagGCCATATAGACACTGAAGACAAATTACCAAAAAGCCAGTGAAACCGAAGTAACATAATTACAAAGTGagcagtgtatgaaatgtacaAGTTTAAGGCAGCAGTAATATTTTGCCTTCAG is part of the Triplophysa dalaica isolate WHDGS20190420 chromosome 13, ASM1584641v1, whole genome shotgun sequence genome and harbors:
- the srsf5b gene encoding serine and arginine rich splicing factor 5b; its protein translation is MSGCRIFIGRLNPSAREKDVERFFKGYGKIRDIDLKRGFGFVEFDDPRDAEDAVYDLDGKELCNERVTIEHARVRLRGGRGRGGSSSSSGGGGGGGGGGGGGGGGGGGGGGRFPGRYSRGSQDSRRNPPPMRTENRLIVENLSSRVSWQDLKDFMRQAGEVTFADAHRPKLNEGVVEFASHSDLKNALEKLSGKEINGRKIKLVEATKKKSRSRSRSNSSSRSRSRGRSPSRSRSRSRSHTPKSRNRSRSRSRSPSTSPVRPKEVKGGSRAESASPPTPVPRPPPSRSPSTDSRH